The window TGCCCGGTCGATACGCCGCAATGCCAGATGGTGATGCGCCGCTTGTCGGCGTTTATGACGCGAAGTTGTTCAAGCGCCGTCTTCGCAATGTCATCGAACACGCTGTGTTCGCGATAGAAAAATGTCTCGTTGTTGAGCATCGCGTCGACCGTATCGTCGAGCAGCTGGCGGCTGTTCGAGGTCACCAGCGCCGCGACCAGCGCGTCGAGATCGGCGATGCCATGGCGCTGCATCACCGGTTTCAGCGACATTTCGATGCGCCAGATACGGCTCGGCGACAATGTCTGGCCGGTGCGCGATTCGAGCACCCCCATCAGGATGCGATAGGCCGATTCGCTCGCCGTCCCGCCCATCATGACCGGACCCGCCCTTTCAGGAAGCTGCCGAGCATCAGCGCGATCGCATCGGGATTGAGCGTCGCGGCGGCGATCCCCGCCTTGGCGACCGCGCCGGGCATGCCCCAGATGACGCAGCTTTCGGGCGCCTGCGCAAAGATCGTCCCGCCCGCCGCCTTCAGCCGCGCCGCACCGTCGGCGCCGTCGCGGCCCATGCCGCTGAGCACCACCGCCGCCGCGCGTCCGCCATAGACGTCGGCGAGCGAATCGAACATCGGGTCGGCCGAGGGACAGCAACCATTAGCGACCGGACGCCGGTCGAGCGCGATTTCACGGCGGCGCCCGCTGGCGACGACGATCAGATGCGCGTCGCCCGGCGCGAGGTAGATATGATTTTTTTCCACCACCATGCCCGCCGCCGCGACGACGACCTTGCGCGTCGTCATCGTCGCGATCTGTTTGGCGTAAAATTCCATGAAGGCGTCGGGCAGATGCTGGGTGAGCAGGATCGGCGCGGTGATGCGCGGGTCGAGATGTTTCAGGAAGCTGGTGAAGGCGGGAATGCCGCCGGTCGAGGCGGCGACCGCGATGCATTCGAGCGGCTGGTCGGTCTCGATCGCGATCGGCACGGGCGCCGGCACCGGGCGCGCCGCGGCGCGGATCTCGATGGGGGCGATCGACGGCAGGTGGCCCAGCGTGCGGATGCGGTCGGTCAGCACTTCGGCGAACCGTCCCGAAAAGCTGCCGCGGCCGGGCTTGGCGAGCGTGTCGCTGGCACCAAGCGACAACGCCTCGATCGCCGCGGGTCCGCCCTCGATGCAGTTCGACGAGAGGATCAGCACGCGCGCCTTTTCGGCGCGTTCGAGCATCAGCGGCAGCGCGGTGATGCCGTTCATTCCCGGCATTTCGATGTCGAGCACGACGACATCGACGGGTTCGCGGGCCAGAAAAGCGAGCGCGTCCTGCGCCGAGGCGATCGACGCGCAAACGGTCAGGCCGTCGGTCTGGTCAATGATCCGTTCGAGGATACTGCGTACGACAAGGCTGTCGTCGACGAGCATGACGCGGACGTTGCGCGCCGCCGGCATTGGCGCATCCGCGGCGCCTTCGCGCGCCAGGGGTCGGGAAAACGCCACCCGCCGCGCCTCAGGCGACGCCGACGAGCTGCAATTTTCCTTCGAGCGTTTCGCGGTCGAACGGCTTCATCACATATTCGTCGGCCCCCGCCTCGATCGCGGCACGGATATGGTCGATGCTGTTTTCGGTGGTGCAGAATACGACACGGGGGCGTTCTTCGCGCCCATAGTCGAGATCGTTGAACGCCCCCAGAAATTCCATGCCGCTCATCACGGGCATGTTCCAGTCGAGCAGGATCACGTCGGGACGATTGGCGCGGCAAAAGGTCAGCGCCTCCTGCCCGTCCGCGGCCTCGTCGACTGAAAAGGCCATGCCTTCGAGAATGTGGCGTGCGACCTTGCGGATCACTTTGCTGTCATCGACTACCAGACAGGATTTCGACATAAATTTACTCCGACCCCCGGGTGATGGAACCACCCTAAAGGCAAAGGGGTGTTCAGCCCGTTAATGTCAGGCCGCCCTGGCGACCGGCAACGTGATGAAATGCGACGGGTCGACGACGAGCAGCGAGGCGCCCTCATGCTCGATCATCGCATCGGCGACGCGTGCCCAGCCGGGCAGCAGCCGTCCGGTGACCCGCGTCTCGGGCGCGTCGATGAAACAGACGTCCTCGATCGCGTCGGCGAGCAGCGCATAACCATGGTCGGCGACATCGACGACGATCACCCGCTGCCCCGGCGCGACGGCCGTCGGCGGCAGGCCGATCACGACATGCGGATCGATGAGCGTGAAGACGCGGCTGCGCAGCGCGAACAGGCCCGCGACATGCGGCGGTGCCGCGGGGACATGAACGGGAGTTCCCACCGTCACCACCGAATTGATCGCGCGGCTGCGCAATGCGACGCGCGTGTCGGCGATGCGCGCGATCAAATAGAGTTTTTCCATCATGAACCGGCTCCTGCGACGCGGGTGCGCAGCGCTTCGAGCAGCGCGCCGCGGTCGTAACGATAGATGCTGTCGTCGTCGGGGCCCGTCGCCGCAACCGACGACCGCAGGCGGACGAGCGGGACGTCGGCGGCAACCGGCGCCGACTGTTCGTCGACGAGGCAAAGCTGGACGTCGGGGCGTTCGCCATCGGCGGTCTCGTCGCCGCTGACGACGCGGTAGCCCGCGCCGCGCAGGATCGGCGCGAGGAAGTTCGTCGCCCAGCCGTCGGCATCGTCGGACAGGCGGCAAAGCGGCTGACGGAGCAGCGGCGCGGCCTGGCCGGCACCATATTGCGCCATCAGCCAGAAAGGATCGATCAGTTCGACCGGCTCACCGCCGATCAGCACGACCCCGGCGATCAGCCCCGGCGCCGTCGCGGGCTGGACCGCATCGGGCAGGCGAACGATGTCGATCACCGCCGCGATCGGGTAGCAGAGCACCGACCGGCCGTCGTGGAGGCGGAGCAGCTTGACCGCTTCGGGGCCGGCGGGAACCACGGCGGCGTGGACCGGGAATATCTCGGTACCGATCTGCGCCTTTACCGCGCCCGCGCTTTCGAACAGCGCCGACGCCGGCACTTCCTCGACGCGTTCGATCACCGACAGGCGAACTCCGCGCGTGCGGCCGCCGGCCTCGCGGAACAGCAGCAATTGCGCCGCATCACGCGCGGCGGCGGCTTCGGCCGCAGCCTCGGCGCTCGCATCGTGGATGCGGCCCGCTTCGGACGCGTCGACCCCGGCGGCCGCGAGCAGCCCCTGGACATCGAGCAGCAGCACCGGGCGGCCATTATCGGGCAGGGTCGTCCCGGCATAAAGGCCGGTCGCCATGATCATCGGCGCCGCGGGCTTGATCACCAGTTCCTCATGGTCGTGGATGGCCGCGACGCTCAGCGCATAGCTGTGCCCCTGCCCCGGCCGGACGAGGATGATCGCGCGGTCGTCCTGGTCCTCGCTGTCGTCGACGGTGCAGCCAAGGACATGTTCGAGCCGCAGGAGCGGAAATTGCTCGCCGCGCACGGTCGCCAGCTCGCCGCCGCCAACACGGTCGATGCGGACCGAATCGCTCGTTTCGAGCAGGATCTCGCGCACCGAACCCCTGGGAATCGCAAAATATTGGCCCGACGCACGAACCATCAGGCCGGAGATGATCGTGAGGGTCATCGGGACGCGCAGCACGATGGTCAGGCCGCGGCCCTCCTCGTTGCGCAGTTCGACGACGCCGCCGATCTTTTCGAGGTTCGCCTTGACGATATCCATGCCGACACCGCGGCCCGAGATCGCCGTGATTTTCGCCGCGGTCGAGAAACCGGGACGGAAGATGAGTTCGAGCTTTTCGCGCGGGGTCAGCGTCTTGGCCTCGGCGGCGCCGATGACCCGCGCCGAAATCGCCTTGGCGACCAGCGCGTCGGGGGACAGCCCGCGACCGTCGTCGCGCACCACGATCTCGATCTGGTTGCCCGACTGGCGCGCCGACACGTCGATGCTTGCGTGGATGCCCTTGCCCGCGGCGACGCGCTCGTCGAGCGGCTCGATGCCATGGTCGATCGCGTTGCGGACGATGTGGATCAGCGGGTCGCGGATATTCTCCATCATCTCGCGGTCGAGTTCGACCTCGCCGCCGCTGGTCGAGAAGCGTATCTTCTTGCCGAAATCCTGCGCGAGGTCGCGGACGATGCGCGGCAAGGGCGAAAAGAGCTTGTCGATGCGCTGCATGCGCATCTGGCTGACCGACTGGCGCATGCCGGCGATCGAATCGGACAGGCGGTCGAAGGAGGCGATCACCGACGCGTCGGCGCCCGATTCGCGCAGCAGGCGCGCAAATTCGTTACGCGCGAGCACGATGTCGGTGACCCCGGTCATCACGCTGTCGAGCAAAGGCAGCGGCACCCGGATCGAGCGCCAGCTCTGCAGTTCGGCGTTGATGTCTTCGTCGGTCAGCGCGGCAACGGGTTCGGAGGGCACGGCCGGTGCGGCAGGGCCTTGGTCGACAGCCACCAGTGCGCCGATCACATCGCTATCGTCGCCCTGCGGTTCCTTGCCGCTGTTGCCGAGCGCCGCGCAAAGGCTCGACAGGCGGTCAACGATCGCGAGCACCGCGGTGACGAGCGCGGCGTCGGCGGCACGATTGCCGCGGCGGACCTGATCGAGCGCATCCTCGGCGGCGTGCGACAGCGCGGTGACGCGCGGCAATGACAGGAAACCCGAGCTGCCCTTGATCGTATGGACAAGGCGAAAAATCGCGTCGAGTCCGGCGCGATCGGCGGGGTCGGCTTCCCAGGCGACGAGCGCGCCGCCGGCCTCGGCCAATATTTCTGCCGTTTCGGCGAGAAAATCGTTGAGCAGATCGTCCATCACGTTGTCGGTGCGCCCCAAAATTCTGAGGCTTCACCATGAAGGACAATGGTTAACGGAGCGTTTGCTCGCGCCCGAAATCAGCCGCGCAGGACGGCCCCGACGAGCAGCGAGGTCGGCGTCTCGCGCGCCAGCATGACGGTGCCGCCATTCTGCGCCGCGACCGCCTGTACCAGGATCGCCGGCGCGGTGCGCGAGGTCATCGGGCTCGCGCCCTCGCCTTCGGCCAATATGCGTTCGACATCGGCGTCGAGGAAGATGCGCTCGGCCTCGACGTGCAGCGCGATTTCGATGCCCCCGCCCTGATTCTCGCACCCGATGTCGAGCCGCCCGCCGCGCACCAGCGCGTCGACCAGCAGCAGCGCGAGGTTGAGGACGATCTTCACCGCGGGCTTGGGCAGCGGCTCGGCGCCGATCATCCAGTTGAGGTCGATCGCGCGATCGCCGATGATCCCCTGGATCGCCGATCTCGCCTCATCGGCGGGCACCAGCTCGCCGAAACCGCCCGCCGATCCGAAGGCGAGACGAAAGAATTTCAGCTTGTTCGCCGACGTCCGCGCGCTCTGTTCGAGCAGTTCGGTGACGCGCGCGCGCATTTCGGGGTCGCGTTCATCGGCGAGCAGTTCGAGGCCGTTGGCGAAAGCCCCGACCGGGCTGAGAAGGTCGTGACACAGGCGCGATGCCAGCATCGAGGCGAAATCGACGCGATCGTCGGACATGGATGGCTATGCTCCCCGCGGATCCGGCAGTTTCCGGCTGGCTGCTCCTAGGGCAGGCATAGCGACCAGTGCAAGGCTTGTGCGTCGTGCGGGGCTTGCGGAGCGATGCGAGCGATGCAAGACAGGGCCATGTTCAAGCTCGGCCTCATCGATCGCACGCGCAGGATGTTTGCGGAGCAATTCGAGGCCGACGGCGACGGCTTTTTGTATCGAAAATACCGCAAGGGCGCCCCTATTCGCGTGACCCCGCGGGAGCGCGATGATTTCGTATCTGCCTTCGAACGCGACTATCCGCGCGCCTATCTTGCCATGATCGCCGGCGCCGTCGTTACATTGCTAGGGTTGGTGACGATCGCGGTCGTCATCGAACGCGATCTCGCGAAACCGGTCATCTACGCAGCGGTGGGAAGCGTGTCGGCGCTCTTCCTGATCGCCCATCTTCAGGTCTGGAGCGCACCCGCCCGGGCGCTGGAACGCCGGCCAGCAGTGGGCCAGGAACGATCGCGCGCCGAAATGCGCGACATCATGACCGCCGGCACCAGCTATCGCTATTATGTCATGATGCTGACGCTGTTCCTCCTGTTGCTCTTCAGTTTCACCTTTCGGACCGAGGCTTTCAGCGGCGAGGACATATTCCTGATCGCCTTCTACGTCTTTGCGTCGGCAATGATCGCGTCGTTGATCCTCCGAAAATGGCGCTTCGACCGGCGAAACCGCACCTCCTGAAGCCTCCCCCGCCCCCTTGAATTTCGGCGCCCCGAAACCACATTCGAACCAATGCAGGGGGACGACCAAGTTTTGACCGTGGCGCTCGGCGATAGCGCCGCCGGCTTGCGCCTCGACCGGGCGCTGGCCGAAGCCCTGCCCGACCTGTCGCGCGAACGATTGAAGACGCTGATCAAGGGCGGCCGCGTCGCCCGCGGCGACGGCACGATCCTCTGGGACCCCTCGGCGAAGGCCGCGCCGGCGACGCTCGAGCTGCGCCTGCCCAAGCCCGCGCCCGCGCATAATGTGGCGCAGGACCTGGGCCTCGTCATCGCCTATGAGGACGAGCATCTGATCGTCGTCGACAAGCCCGCGGGACTCGTCGTCCATCCGGCGGCAGGCAATTTCGACGGCACGCTGGTCAACGCCCTGCTCCACCATTGCGCCGGGCAATTGTCGGGCGTTGGCGGGGTCGCGCGGCCGGGGATCGTCCACCGCATCGACAAGGACACCAGCGGGCTGATCGTCGCCGCCAAGCACGACAAGGCGCACGAAGGCCTGGCGAAGCAATTCGCCGCGCACAGCATCGACCGGCGTTATCTGGCGCTCGCCACCGGCCGCCCGATGCCGGCGAACGGCACCGTCAACGCCGCGCTCGGGCGTTCAGCGACCAACCGCAAGAAGATGGCGGTGGTCGCCGAGGACCGCGGCAAGCATGCGATCACCCATTATCGCACGGTCGAGCCGCTAAAGGGCGCGACGCTGATCGAATGCCGGCTGGAGACCGGGCGCACCCACCAGGTGCGCGTTCATATGATGCATATCGGTCACCCTTTGGTCGGCGATCCGGTCTATGGCCGCGCCAAAAAGCCACTGTCGGACGTACTGAAAGCGCGGAATTTCACGCGCCAGGCATTGCACGCCGCCCATTTGGGCTTTATTCATCCGGTGACCGGTAACGTCATCGCGCTCGACAGCGAAATACCCCCCGATATGCGGGAACTGATCGACATATTGCGCGTTTAGGTTTCGAATGAAAATCTATTTTGACCGCGGGACCCAACTGCGGCATTCATGGTTCAAGGATTTAAGGGAAGACGCTCTCCAATGGCTAACAAAAGCAATGTTCCCGCGACGGTGCCGGCGCTTGGCGGCGAAGCCAGCCTCAACCGGTATTTGTCCGAAATTCGCAAATTCCCGCTGCTCACCCCCGAGCAGGAGTTCATGCTCGCCAAACGTTTCCAGGAACATGGCGACAATGAAGCCGCGGCGCAGCTCGTCACCAGCCATCTGCGGCTCGTGGCGAAGATCGCCATGGGCTATCGCGGCTATGGCCTGCCGGTCAGCGAGCTGATCAGCGAAGGCAATATCGGCCTGATGCAGGGGGTGAAGAAGTTCGACCCCGATCGCGGCTTCCGCCTCGCGACCTACGCGATGTGGTGGATCCGCGCCTCGATCCAGGAATTCATCCTGCGCTCGTGGAGCCTCGTCAAAATGGGCACCACCGCGGCGCAGAAGAAGCTGTTCTTCAACCTCCGCCGGATGAAGAACCAGCTCGAAGCGTTCGAGGACGGCGACCTGACGCCCGAACATCTGACCAAGATCGCGACCGACCTCGGCGTCACCGAGGACGAGGTCACCAGCATGAACCGCCGCATGGCGATGGGCGGCGACACGTCGCTCAACGTGCCGATGGGCGAGGATGGCGACAGCCAGTGGCAGGATCTGCTCGGCGATGAAGGCCCGTTGCAGGACGAGCGCGTTGCCGAAGCGCAGGAGCGCGACGTGCGCCACTCGCTGCTCAACGAGGCGCTCGACACGCTGGGTGAGCGCGAACGCCACATCCTGACCGAGCGCCGCCTGACCGACGATCCCAAGACGCTCGAGGATTTGAGCCAGGTCTATGACGTCAGCCGCGAACGCGTCCGCCAGATCGAGGTGCGCGCGTTCGAAAAGCTGCAGAAAGCGATGCTCAAGCTCGCGGGCGACCGGCGGTTGGTCGGCGCCTGACCGGGCGCAGGAAATCGGGGCGACACGACCGGGCTTTTCCGGATGAAGGAGTGTTTGCCATGCGTTTCCTGACCCTCGCCGCCGCGGCCCTCGCCATCGCCCTGCCCGTCACCGCCGCCGAAGCTCCGGCGAAGGTGACGGTCGAGATGGCGAATTTCAGCTACACCCCCGCCGACCTGCATCTGCACGCCGGACACAGCGTGACGATCCATTTCGTCAACACCGGGTCGGGCGGGCACGACTTCACCGCCGAAGAATTTTTCGCGGCGGCGATGATGGACGCCGCCAATCGCGCGCACGTCGGCGGCGCCAAGGGCCGCGTCTCGCTCGGCAAGGGCGAAAGCGCCGATGTGACGCTGGTCCCGAAGGCCGGCACATACAAGGTCCATTGCTCGCACTTCATGCATTCAACGATGGGCATGACGGGCAAGATCATCGTCGACTGACCGCCCCCATCAAAACCACCACCGTCAAAAACGCCGGACATAACCCGCATAGAGTTCGACATCGGGGCTGTCGCGATTCAGGCCCGTATTGACGCCGACATCCCACTGGCTCTCGGCGTCGGGCTGCCAGCCCAGCGACAGGCCCGCGAGCGCCTCGGTGCTGCGCCCGCCGGGGTCGTCGTCGCGCGTGAGGGATAGTTCGGCGGCCGCCGACACATCGTCCGACACATCGAAACCCAGCCCGACCACCGTGCCATAGGCCAGATGGCGACCGTCGCCATCGGCATCGACCGCCGCGTCGACATGCGGCGTCAGTCCGAGCGAGACCGCCCCCAGATCGAAGCTGGCGGGCACCAGCAGCCCCGCGCCCCAATCGCCCGCGCCGACGCCCGCACCGCCCACCGGCAGGGTCGCATAGGGCATGACGGCGATCGAGAACCCCGAGCCATCGGGATTGCGCAAGTTCTGGCGTAGCGCGAGCGTGACGTCCCCGGTTCGTATCGTGCTGCTGGTGTGGCCCGTCGCCCGATCGCGCTCGCGCACATGGCCGAGCATCGTCCAGCCGACCTGCAACTCCAGCGACGGGGTGAGGCCCGCGCGAAGCAATGCATCGCCGAACACCCAGCTGTCGGTCCGGCTATCCGCGCCGCGATCGAGCGTCCAGTCGGCGAGACCGATCTCCAGCATCGTCCGGCCCTCATCGACCGTGCAGGCCGGCGTGCCAAGCCCCGGGCGGTCGGGACAAAGGTCGCGTGCCTCCGCCGCAAAAGCCGGCGCACTCAACGCGACGGCGGCGAACAGCATGATCTGCCGCAGTGGCATCCTATTCCCCTTCGTGTCCGGCCGGTCTTTCTTGTCCCGGAAAGCGCGATTGCAATCAAGCCCGCTTGCCTCGCCGCGACGAGCGGCTAGTTTGCCGCGCATGGCAACGAAGACCCGCGCGTCGAAGCGCAAACTCCCCTGGTATCTGCGGCCGTTCAAATGGCTGCTGTGGTTCATCATCCTGTCGGCCCTGTGGGTGCTGATATACGCCGTCGTGCCACCGCCAGTGACGGTGACGATGCTGACCGACGGCAATGGCATTACCAAGGACTGGACCAGCCTGTCGAACATCGACCGCAACATGGTCGGCGCCGCGATCGCCGCCGAGGACGGGAAATTCTGCAGCCATGACGGCTTCGACCGCGACGCGATCGAGCAGGCGATCGAGCGCAATGCCAAGGGCAAGCGCCTGCGCGGCGGATCGACGATCAGCCAGCAGACCGCGAAGAACGTGTTTCTGTGGCAGGGCAGCGGCTGGACGCGTTACGTCCGCAAGGTTCCCGAAATCTGGTTCACCTTCCTGATCGAAAAACTGTGGAGCAAACGGCGGATCATTGAGGTCTATCTCAACGTCGCCGAAACCGGCCTCGGCACCTATGGCGTCGAAGCCGGGGCGCAGCGCTATTTCAAACATGGCGCGGGCAAGCTGACCCCGTCCGAGGCCGCGCGCATCGCCGCGATCCTGCCCTTGCCCAAGAAGCGCGAGGCGATCAGCCCGTCGGGCTTCACCCGCCGTTACGGCAACACGATCCGCGCGCGCATCGGGGTTGTCCGGCGCGAGGGGCTGGATGCCTGCATCTACAAATAGACGCCGCTCACCACCTGGAGGTCAATGGCGGCTTGGGATGGTAAGCGGACACTCCGGCACAACCCGTTCCCCGGCGAAGGCCAGGGAACGGGTCCGATAGGCCCACTATCGCCCGAAACCAGCCATTCCCTTTTCGTCCAGGTCGCCTGCGGCGGCCCTATTCCGACGCGTCGCGCGCCGCGTCGGCGACCAACAGTCCGCCGACCACGAGGACCGCGACGACACCGATCGCGATGCCCACCTCGGTCGAGAGATTGTTCCGCTGTTTCCGCTCGATCGGACGGCCGTTGAGCAACAGACTCTGTTCGCCGTCGAGCGCGATGCCGATCCGGCTTTCAAAGCGCCGCACTTCGCGATCCGACTGGCGGCTGCCGTCGATGTTGATGGTGTCGCGCGCGAGACGCAGTTCGAGGCGCGGTGCCTCCTTATGCCGGCCGCCGCCCAAAGGCAGCGTGAAGCCAACGCCAACGATGCCCTCGGCACGACCGAGCCCCTGATCGCGAAAACCCCCGGACTGGGCCAAGGCAGGCGTCGTCAGCGCCGCGGTGAGCAGCATCGCGATTATCGTTCGCATATCGTCCATCCCCCATGTTCGCCCTGATTCACTCTATGTTAA is drawn from Sphingopyxis sp. OPL5 and contains these coding sequences:
- a CDS encoding chemotaxis protein CheA, with the translated sequence MGRTDNVMDDLLNDFLAETAEILAEAGGALVAWEADPADRAGLDAIFRLVHTIKGSSGFLSLPRVTALSHAAEDALDQVRRGNRAADAALVTAVLAIVDRLSSLCAALGNSGKEPQGDDSDVIGALVAVDQGPAAPAVPSEPVAALTDEDINAELQSWRSIRVPLPLLDSVMTGVTDIVLARNEFARLLRESGADASVIASFDRLSDSIAGMRQSVSQMRMQRIDKLFSPLPRIVRDLAQDFGKKIRFSTSGGEVELDREMMENIRDPLIHIVRNAIDHGIEPLDERVAAGKGIHASIDVSARQSGNQIEIVVRDDGRGLSPDALVAKAISARVIGAAEAKTLTPREKLELIFRPGFSTAAKITAISGRGVGMDIVKANLEKIGGVVELRNEEGRGLTIVLRVPMTLTIISGLMVRASGQYFAIPRGSVREILLETSDSVRIDRVGGGELATVRGEQFPLLRLEHVLGCTVDDSEDQDDRAIILVRPGQGHSYALSVAAIHDHEELVIKPAAPMIMATGLYAGTTLPDNGRPVLLLDVQGLLAAAGVDASEAGRIHDASAEAAAEAAAARDAAQLLLFREAGGRTRGVRLSVIERVEEVPASALFESAGAVKAQIGTEIFPVHAAVVPAGPEAVKLLRLHDGRSVLCYPIAAVIDIVRLPDAVQPATAPGLIAGVVLIGGEPVELIDPFWLMAQYGAGQAAPLLRQPLCRLSDDADGWATNFLAPILRGAGYRVVSGDETADGERPDVQLCLVDEQSAPVAADVPLVRLRSSVAATGPDDDSIYRYDRGALLEALRTRVAGAGS
- a CDS encoding response regulator, with product MSKSCLVVDDSKVIRKVARHILEGMAFSVDEAADGQEALTFCRANRPDVILLDWNMPVMSGMEFLGAFNDLDYGREERPRVVFCTTENSIDHIRAAIEAGADEYVMKPFDRETLEGKLQLVGVA
- the rpoH gene encoding RNA polymerase sigma factor RpoH, whose product is MANKSNVPATVPALGGEASLNRYLSEIRKFPLLTPEQEFMLAKRFQEHGDNEAAAQLVTSHLRLVAKIAMGYRGYGLPVSELISEGNIGLMQGVKKFDPDRGFRLATYAMWWIRASIQEFILRSWSLVKMGTTAAQKKLFFNLRRMKNQLEAFEDGDLTPEHLTKIATDLGVTEDEVTSMNRRMAMGGDTSLNVPMGEDGDSQWQDLLGDEGPLQDERVAEAQERDVRHSLLNEALDTLGERERHILTERRLTDDPKTLEDLSQVYDVSRERVRQIEVRAFEKLQKAMLKLAGDRRLVGA
- a CDS encoding histidine phosphotransferase family protein is translated as MSDDRVDFASMLASRLCHDLLSPVGAFANGLELLADERDPEMRARVTELLEQSARTSANKLKFFRLAFGSAGGFGELVPADEARSAIQGIIGDRAIDLNWMIGAEPLPKPAVKIVLNLALLLVDALVRGGRLDIGCENQGGGIEIALHVEAERIFLDADVERILAEGEGASPMTSRTAPAILVQAVAAQNGGTVMLARETPTSLLVGAVLRG
- the cheB gene encoding chemotaxis-specific protein-glutamate methyltransferase CheB; the encoded protein is MPAARNVRVMLVDDSLVVRSILERIIDQTDGLTVCASIASAQDALAFLAREPVDVVVLDIEMPGMNGITALPLMLERAEKARVLILSSNCIEGGPAAIEALSLGASDTLAKPGRGSFSGRFAEVLTDRIRTLGHLPSIAPIEIRAAARPVPAPVPIAIETDQPLECIAVAASTGGIPAFTSFLKHLDPRITAPILLTQHLPDAFMEFYAKQIATMTTRKVVVAAAGMVVEKNHIYLAPGDAHLIVVASGRRREIALDRRPVANGCCPSADPMFDSLADVYGGRAAAVVLSGMGRDGADGAARLKAAGGTIFAQAPESCVIWGMPGAVAKAGIAAATLNPDAIALMLGSFLKGRVRS
- a CDS encoding transporter; amino-acid sequence: MPLRQIMLFAAVALSAPAFAAEARDLCPDRPGLGTPACTVDEGRTMLEIGLADWTLDRGADSRTDSWVFGDALLRAGLTPSLELQVGWTMLGHVRERDRATGHTSSTIRTGDVTLALRQNLRNPDGSGFSIAVMPYATLPVGGAGVGAGDWGAGLLVPASFDLGAVSLGLTPHVDAAVDADGDGRHLAYGTVVGLGFDVSDDVSAAAELSLTRDDDPGGRSTEALAGLSLGWQPDAESQWDVGVNTGLNRDSPDVELYAGYVRRF
- a CDS encoding chemotaxis protein CheW is translated as MMEKLYLIARIADTRVALRSRAINSVVTVGTPVHVPAAPPHVAGLFALRSRVFTLIDPHVVIGLPPTAVAPGQRVIVVDVADHGYALLADAIEDVCFIDAPETRVTGRLLPGWARVADAMIEHEGASLLVVDPSHFITLPVARAA
- the mtgA gene encoding monofunctional biosynthetic peptidoglycan transglycosylase, with protein sequence MATKTRASKRKLPWYLRPFKWLLWFIILSALWVLIYAVVPPPVTVTMLTDGNGITKDWTSLSNIDRNMVGAAIAAEDGKFCSHDGFDRDAIEQAIERNAKGKRLRGGSTISQQTAKNVFLWQGSGWTRYVRKVPEIWFTFLIEKLWSKRRIIEVYLNVAETGLGTYGVEAGAQRYFKHGAGKLTPSEAARIAAILPLPKKREAISPSGFTRRYGNTIRARIGVVRREGLDACIYK
- a CDS encoding RluA family pseudouridine synthase gives rise to the protein MQGDDQVLTVALGDSAAGLRLDRALAEALPDLSRERLKTLIKGGRVARGDGTILWDPSAKAAPATLELRLPKPAPAHNVAQDLGLVIAYEDEHLIVVDKPAGLVVHPAAGNFDGTLVNALLHHCAGQLSGVGGVARPGIVHRIDKDTSGLIVAAKHDKAHEGLAKQFAAHSIDRRYLALATGRPMPANGTVNAALGRSATNRKKMAVVAEDRGKHAITHYRTVEPLKGATLIECRLETGRTHQVRVHMMHIGHPLVGDPVYGRAKKPLSDVLKARNFTRQALHAAHLGFIHPVTGNVIALDSEIPPDMRELIDILRV
- a CDS encoding cupredoxin domain-containing protein; the protein is MRFLTLAAAALAIALPVTAAEAPAKVTVEMANFSYTPADLHLHAGHSVTIHFVNTGSGGHDFTAEEFFAAAMMDAANRAHVGGAKGRVSLGKGESADVTLVPKAGTYKVHCSHFMHSTMGMTGKIIVD